Proteins from a single region of Fusobacterium gonidiaformans ATCC 25563:
- a CDS encoding ACT domain-containing protein, whose translation MTKKAKENEKIHDGKRQYYIVDKTILSASIQKVIAVNEMVKNEHISKHEGIRRTGLSRSTYYKYKDFIKPFFEGSQEKIFNIHMSLKDRQGLLAQILEVIADDKMNILTIVQNAAVDGIVQLTISLQGTAETPKNIETTLAKIQVIDGVRDLRILGSNS comes from the coding sequence ATGACTAAAAAAGCAAAGGAGAATGAAAAAATTCACGATGGGAAAAGACAATACTATATTGTGGATAAGACAATTTTATCTGCTTCGATCCAAAAAGTAATTGCTGTGAATGAAATGGTAAAAAATGAACACATTTCAAAACATGAAGGAATTCGTAGAACTGGATTGAGTCGTAGTACTTATTATAAATATAAAGATTTCATTAAACCTTTCTTTGAAGGAAGTCAAGAAAAAATATTTAATATTCATATGTCATTAAAAGATCGACAAGGTTTATTAGCACAAATTTTAGAAGTGATTGCAGACGATAAAATGAATATTTTAACAATCGTGCAAAATGCTGCTGTGGATGGTATTGTTCAACTTACTATTTCTTTACAGGGAACGGCAGAAACACCTAAAAATATAGAAACAACTCTAGCAAAAATTCAAGTGATAGATGGTGTTAGAGATTTACGAATTCTAGGAAGCAATTCGTAA
- a CDS encoding bifunctional 5,10-methylenetetrahydrofolate dehydrogenase/5,10-methenyltetrahydrofolate cyclohydrolase codes for MKLLDGKKVAAEIKEELKRKIVEEKEKTGKIPGLGIIQIGHNEAASVYVQSQIKGSKALGIQAFLYAFEDDVKEEVVLQKIEELNQTEKIDGIILQLPLPEQISRSHILQAIDVNKDVDGFKTENMGRLHLGEEGFNPCTPEGVITLLKKYDIEIAGKNVTIIGRSNIVGKPMLGLFVNHDATVTICNSLTKNLKEHTLKADIIVVAVGKEKFLTADMVQEGAIVVDVGINRTVTGKIVGDVEFEEVSKKTSYITPVPGGVGSMTVAMLFQNIWKAFIKNRRIVND; via the coding sequence ATGAAGTTGTTAGATGGAAAAAAAGTTGCTGCTGAGATAAAAGAAGAATTAAAAAGAAAAATAGTAGAAGAAAAAGAAAAAACAGGTAAAATTCCGGGTTTAGGAATTATTCAAATTGGTCATAATGAAGCAGCTTCTGTTTATGTACAATCTCAAATAAAAGGAAGTAAAGCTTTGGGGATACAAGCTTTTTTATATGCTTTTGAGGATGATGTAAAAGAAGAAGTGGTTTTACAGAAAATAGAAGAATTAAATCAAACAGAGAAAATTGATGGAATCATTTTACAACTTCCTTTGCCGGAACAGATTAGTCGTTCCCACATTTTGCAGGCAATCGATGTCAATAAAGATGTTGATGGCTTTAAAACAGAGAATATGGGAAGGCTTCATTTAGGAGAAGAAGGATTTAATCCTTGTACTCCAGAGGGAGTAATTACCTTATTAAAAAAATATGATATTGAGATTGCTGGGAAAAATGTAACCATTATTGGAAGAAGTAATATTGTAGGGAAGCCGATGTTGGGACTTTTTGTAAACCATGATGCAACGGTAACAATTTGTAATAGCTTAACGAAAAACTTGAAAGAACATACTTTAAAAGCTGATATTATTGTTGTTGCTGTTGGAAAAGAAAAATTCTTAACGGCAGATATGGTACAAGAAGGAGCTATTGTTGTAGATGTTGGAATTAATAGAACAGTTACAGGTAAAATTGTAGGAGATGTGGAATTTGAAGAAGTTTCTAAGAAAACTTCTTATATCACTCCGGTTCCTGGAGGAGTAGGTTCTATGACTGTGGCTATGTTATTCCAAAATATTTGGAAGGCATTTATAAAAAATAGGAGGATAGTGAATGACTAA
- the fmt gene encoding methionyl-tRNA formyltransferase translates to MRILFMGTPDFAVSSLRKLQEEHEVIAVFTKIDKPNQRGKKIQYTPVKQYALEHNLEVIQPKSVKDMEIIEKIKEYRPDLIVVVAYGKILPKEILEIPKYGVINVHSSLLPKYRGAAPIHASIIHGEKESGVSIMYVVEELDAGPVLAQESVEILEEDNCESLHNKLQEIGASLLLKTISKIEKQEIQAIPQDETKVSFVKPFQKEDCKIDWNQSAREIFNFVRGMDPFPGAFTLYHGKQLKIGRVEEEKEMILEGKAGEILAFVKGKGIVVATGKGNVVITKAKPENKKMLSGVDLINGNFLQEGEHFE, encoded by the coding sequence ATGAGAATTTTATTTATGGGAACTCCGGATTTTGCAGTGTCTTCGTTGAGAAAACTTCAAGAAGAACATGAAGTGATTGCAGTTTTTACAAAAATAGATAAACCAAATCAAAGAGGAAAAAAAATCCAATATACTCCGGTGAAACAATACGCTTTGGAACATAATTTAGAAGTGATTCAACCAAAGTCTGTGAAAGATATGGAAATAATAGAGAAAATCAAAGAATATCGACCGGACTTAATTGTGGTTGTTGCCTATGGAAAAATTTTACCGAAAGAAATTTTAGAAATTCCAAAATATGGTGTTATCAATGTACACTCTTCTTTATTACCAAAATATAGAGGAGCAGCTCCAATCCATGCTTCTATTATTCATGGAGAAAAAGAAAGTGGAGTTAGTATCATGTATGTAGTAGAGGAATTAGATGCAGGGCCTGTTTTAGCTCAGGAAAGTGTAGAAATTTTAGAAGAAGATAATTGTGAGAGTCTACATAATAAATTACAAGAAATAGGAGCTAGTTTGCTATTAAAGACTATCTCAAAGATAGAAAAACAGGAGATTCAAGCCATTCCTCAAGATGAAACAAAAGTAAGTTTTGTAAAACCTTTCCAAAAAGAGGATTGTAAAATTGATTGGAATCAATCTGCACGAGAAATTTTCAATTTTGTAAGAGGAATGGATCCCTTTCCAGGGGCTTTTACCTTGTATCATGGAAAACAATTGAAAATTGGAAGAGTAGAAGAAGAGAAAGAAATGATTTTAGAAGGAAAGGCCGGAGAAATTTTAGCTTTTGTAAAAGGAAAAGGAATTGTAGTGGCAACAGGAAAAGGGAATGTTGTTATTACGAAAGCAAAACCAGAAAATAAAAAAATGCTATCAGGGGTTGACTTAATCAATGGGAATTTTTTACAGGAAGGAGAGCATTTTGAATGA